One stretch of Geoalkalibacter ferrihydriticus DSM 17813 DNA includes these proteins:
- a CDS encoding cytochrome c biogenesis protein ResB: MKIFDLLTSVRLTLFLLLGLALAAVFGTFNVPSPGRYEVYFQSFWFRLALALLALNMAACTLKTIRRNRHDRDNLFSRLLLGGAALGCDLHRGSDLEGLDRVLRKSGYRVRQRGQALLGEKGRVGRWGSTVVHVSVLVIMAGALAASLGFVGTLNIYVDHESATYFDWKAQADRDLGFTFRLEDFDAEYYPIDVEITAYAPDTRQVLSVWTTAEGQTIEFAEAGVSARVRGFDPHLAILTLDLFAGGRNLGEYRASAGAKTFWEGVDVGVVFMPTGFRDPILKQTRSTVSILEEGRVVAEGDIYINRPLVHEGVAIYQTSFDRDAYGFWYAGFQFTRDPGKPLVWVGSITLLLGLLLAFLLPYQVVGVAERDGVLHLTALRGFHGEGGAGALERLAAQLGGKD; the protein is encoded by the coding sequence ATGAAAATTTTCGACCTTCTCACTTCGGTCCGCCTGACCTTGTTTTTACTGCTCGGCCTGGCTCTGGCAGCGGTGTTCGGCACCTTCAACGTGCCCTCGCCGGGCCGCTATGAGGTCTATTTCCAGAGCTTCTGGTTCCGCCTGGCTCTGGCGCTGCTCGCCCTGAACATGGCGGCCTGCACCCTCAAAACCATCCGCCGCAACAGGCATGATCGGGATAACCTGTTTTCCCGTCTTTTGCTGGGCGGCGCGGCTTTGGGGTGCGATCTTCACCGCGGGAGCGATCTTGAGGGATTGGACCGGGTTCTGCGCAAATCGGGCTACCGGGTGCGACAGCGCGGGCAGGCACTGCTTGGCGAAAAAGGGCGGGTCGGACGCTGGGGTTCGACGGTGGTGCATGTTTCGGTGCTGGTGATCATGGCCGGGGCGTTGGCCGCGAGCCTGGGGTTTGTCGGTACCCTCAATATTTACGTCGATCACGAATCGGCGACATATTTCGACTGGAAAGCGCAGGCCGACCGCGACCTGGGCTTCACCTTTCGCCTTGAGGATTTCGACGCCGAATATTATCCCATCGATGTCGAGATTACCGCCTATGCGCCGGACACCCGCCAAGTCCTCAGCGTCTGGACTACCGCCGAGGGGCAAACCATCGAGTTCGCCGAGGCCGGCGTGAGTGCGCGGGTGCGAGGTTTTGACCCGCATCTCGCAATCCTCACCCTCGATCTTTTTGCCGGTGGGCGGAACCTGGGCGAATACCGCGCCTCGGCGGGCGCCAAGACTTTCTGGGAGGGTGTGGATGTCGGTGTGGTCTTCATGCCGACCGGATTCCGCGATCCGATTCTCAAGCAGACACGCAGCACCGTGAGTATCCTTGAGGAGGGCCGGGTGGTGGCGGAGGGCGACATCTACATCAATCGCCCCTTGGTCCATGAGGGCGTGGCCATCTACCAGACCTCCTTCGATCGGGACGCGTACGGCTTCTGGTATGCCGGGTTCCAGTTCACCCGCGATCCGGGCAAGCCGCTGGTGTGGGTGGGCTCGATTACGCTGCTGCTTGGCCTGCTGCTGGCCTTTCTGCTGCCTTACCAAGTGGTGGGCGTGGCCGAGCGCGACGGTGTCCTGCATCTGACGGCCTTGCGCGGTTTTCACGGCGAAGGCGGCGCGGGCGCCCTTGAACGACTCGCGGCGCAGCTCGGCGGAAAAGACTGA
- the mgtE gene encoding magnesium transporter, translating into MEQKHQILLDTARRLIRRGAYPHLSKLLGKIHPADIAHLFRYLDLKEQRILFNLLEDAETSAYVLSELDHAVGALLLEQIDKETITEVLQEMPYDDAVDIIRNMPEELAEEILNIMQDEDSTEIEQLLQYDEDTAGGIMATEIFSLREDMRVREAIEALQQAQDAEMVFYVYVTDDYGHLVGVLSLRQLLTVAPDTHLKDIMTRDVIRVATDTDQEEVAHLVARYNILAIPVVDEHNKLMGIVTVDDVIDVLREEATDDIFKMAGTREEELLYGFQAFKIARLRLPWLITNLFGGVITGYLMWMFKATLEQIIALVTFVPVITGMGGNVGGQSATIVVRGFATGRIDFGTLRQVFFKELRVGVIMGAVCGLVVGVVALIWHGNPYLGLVVGLAMVSAMSVAASTGVLAPSFFKKIGVDPAIASSPFVQTANDITGILIYFGTATIFLQYLR; encoded by the coding sequence ATGGAACAAAAGCACCAGATTCTCCTTGACACGGCACGCCGCCTTATCCGCCGCGGCGCTTATCCCCACCTCTCCAAACTGCTCGGTAAGATTCATCCCGCCGACATCGCCCATCTCTTTCGCTATCTCGATCTCAAGGAGCAGCGCATCCTCTTCAATCTTCTCGAGGATGCGGAGACTTCGGCCTATGTACTCTCCGAACTCGATCATGCCGTGGGCGCCCTGCTGCTTGAACAGATTGATAAGGAGACCATTACCGAGGTTCTTCAGGAAATGCCCTACGATGATGCCGTCGACATCATTCGCAACATGCCTGAAGAGCTGGCCGAGGAAATCCTCAACATCATGCAGGATGAGGATTCCACCGAGATTGAGCAACTGCTGCAGTACGACGAGGATACCGCCGGCGGGATCATGGCCACGGAAATCTTTTCGCTGCGCGAGGACATGCGCGTGCGCGAGGCCATTGAAGCGCTGCAGCAGGCGCAAGACGCGGAAATGGTTTTCTATGTCTACGTCACCGACGACTATGGACACCTGGTGGGGGTGTTGTCGCTGCGCCAGTTGCTGACCGTGGCACCGGACACCCACCTCAAGGACATCATGACGCGCGACGTGATCCGGGTGGCGACGGACACCGATCAGGAAGAGGTGGCGCATCTGGTGGCACGCTACAACATTCTGGCGATTCCCGTCGTCGACGAGCACAACAAGCTCATGGGTATCGTCACGGTCGACGACGTCATCGACGTTCTTCGCGAAGAGGCCACCGACGACATCTTCAAAATGGCGGGTACCCGCGAAGAGGAACTTCTTTACGGCTTCCAGGCTTTCAAAATCGCGCGCCTGCGCCTGCCCTGGCTCATCACCAACCTCTTCGGCGGGGTCATCACCGGTTATCTTATGTGGATGTTCAAGGCGACCCTGGAGCAGATCATCGCTCTGGTGACCTTCGTGCCGGTAATCACCGGCATGGGCGGCAACGTCGGCGGGCAGTCGGCGACCATCGTGGTGCGCGGTTTCGCCACCGGTCGCATCGATTTCGGCACTCTACGCCAGGTGTTTTTCAAGGAATTGCGGGTGGGGGTGATCATGGGCGCGGTGTGCGGGCTGGTGGTCGGGGTGGTGGCGCTGATCTGGCACGGCAACCCCTACCTTGGGCTGGTGGTCGGCCTGGCCATGGTTTCCGCCATGAGTGTCGCGGCTTCAACCGGCGTGCTTGCGCCCAGTTTCTTCAAGAAAATCGGGGTTGATCCCGCCATCGCCTCGAGCCCCTTCGTGCAGACCGCCAACGACATCACCGGTATTCTCATCTATTTCGGAACGGCGACGATATTTTTGCAATATCTGCGTTAG
- the recO gene encoding DNA repair protein RecO → MQTHTSEAIVLRHVDYGEADRIVTFYARDVGLLKGFARNARSSRRRFGAALEPFAEVRVQWKKARGEGLVSLQEVELEDLRAALRTRLEALALAAYGCELVEELFGGGAPHPEVFDLLRAFLDALAGDGGGPAVLKLLLELRLLRAAGYVPHLLHCSECGCAGGEAVLFAAARGGRLCLDCGGEAVLRLSPLTLGTLARCLKTPDELFTGFRFGAQTLDEGAALLADALRLHLVRPLRSQRFLERFTAFCAPREVR, encoded by the coding sequence ATGCAGACTCATACCTCCGAAGCCATTGTCTTACGTCATGTCGACTACGGCGAAGCCGATCGCATCGTGACCTTCTATGCGCGCGACGTCGGTCTGCTCAAGGGTTTTGCGCGTAACGCACGCAGCAGCCGACGACGGTTCGGCGCGGCGCTTGAGCCTTTTGCCGAGGTCCGGGTGCAATGGAAGAAGGCCCGCGGCGAGGGGCTGGTGAGTCTGCAAGAGGTTGAGCTGGAGGATCTGCGCGCCGCTTTGCGCACCCGTTTGGAGGCTCTGGCCCTGGCGGCTTATGGCTGTGAGCTGGTGGAAGAGTTGTTTGGCGGCGGCGCGCCGCATCCTGAGGTGTTCGATCTGTTGCGCGCCTTTCTTGACGCGCTGGCGGGCGATGGTGGAGGCCCGGCTGTCTTGAAGCTGCTGTTGGAGTTGCGGTTGTTGCGGGCGGCAGGGTATGTGCCTCATCTGCTGCATTGTTCTGAATGTGGTTGTGCCGGCGGCGAGGCGGTACTGTTTGCGGCCGCGCGGGGTGGGCGCCTGTGTCTGGATTGCGGTGGCGAGGCGGTCCTGCGGCTTTCGCCCTTGACCCTGGGTACGCTGGCGCGCTGCCTGAAGACCCCGGATGAGCTGTTCACCGGATTTCGTTTTGGCGCGCAGACTCTGGACGAGGGCGCGGCGTTGCTGGCCGATGCTCTGCGTCTGCATCTTGTCCGGCCGTTGCGCAGCCAGAGGTTTCTGGAGCGTTTCACGGCGTTCTGCGCGCCGCGCGAAGTCAGGTAA
- the glyQ gene encoding glycine--tRNA ligase subunit alpha encodes MTFQELILALQNYWAEQGCIIQQPYDLEKGAGTFNPATFLRVLGPEPWNVAYVEPSRRPTDGRYGENPNRLQHYYQFQVILKPSPMNIQDLYLDSLRSFGIDPAKHDIRFVEDDWESPTLGAWGLGWEVWLDGMEITQFTYFQQAGGIDLKPVSGEITYGIERIAMYLQGVDNVYDLEWIKGIRYGDVHHQTEVEFSTYNFEVADTTMLFALFGMYEKECIRLAEKELVFPAYDFVLKCSHTFNLLDARGAISVTERANYIGRVRNLAKLCAQGYVAQREKLGYPLLKQG; translated from the coding sequence GTGACTTTTCAAGAATTGATCCTGGCTCTGCAGAACTACTGGGCCGAGCAGGGTTGCATCATCCAGCAGCCCTATGACCTGGAGAAGGGCGCCGGCACCTTCAATCCCGCCACTTTTCTGCGCGTTCTCGGGCCGGAACCCTGGAACGTCGCTTACGTCGAACCCTCGCGCCGGCCGACCGATGGGCGCTACGGCGAAAATCCCAACCGCCTGCAGCATTACTATCAGTTCCAGGTCATCCTCAAGCCCTCGCCCATGAATATCCAGGATCTGTATCTTGATTCCCTGCGCAGTTTCGGTATCGACCCGGCGAAGCACGACATCCGCTTCGTCGAGGACGACTGGGAATCTCCGACTCTGGGCGCCTGGGGACTGGGCTGGGAAGTGTGGCTCGACGGCATGGAAATTACCCAGTTCACCTATTTTCAGCAGGCCGGCGGCATCGATCTCAAGCCGGTCTCCGGGGAAATCACCTATGGCATCGAGCGCATCGCCATGTACCTGCAAGGGGTCGACAATGTCTATGACCTCGAATGGATCAAGGGGATTCGTTACGGCGATGTGCATCACCAGACCGAGGTGGAATTTTCCACCTATAACTTCGAAGTCGCCGATACGACCATGCTCTTCGCCTTGTTCGGCATGTACGAGAAGGAATGCATCCGCCTGGCGGAAAAAGAGCTGGTGTTTCCCGCCTATGATTTTGTGCTCAAGTGTTCCCATACGTTCAACCTGCTCGATGCCCGCGGCGCCATTTCCGTCACGGAGCGCGCCAACTACATCGGACGGGTGCGCAACCTGGCGAAACTTTGCGCCCAGGGCTATGTCGCCCAGCGCGAAAAACTGGGCTACCCGCTGTTGAAGCAGGGGTGA
- the glyS gene encoding glycine--tRNA ligase subunit beta, producing MSAELFLEIGTEEIPAGFLPQAMADLQRLIRKEFEGARISFDTLRTYATPRRLALVVSGVAATQERQELSLMGPSVKVAFDAEGNPTKAAMGFARANGVEVDALSRAQTDKGEYLFIAKVIEGRPTAELLPEMLPRLLTAIPFKKSMRWKDLDIRFARPVHWIVALFEGQVVPFAFGNLHSGNISRGHRFMAPGTFAVSGEQNWLAECERHFVMPDPQRRQDIIAREIERVAAAAGGRINPDPALLEEVSYLVEFPVPLCGSFEEKYLQLPRELLITTMREHQRYFTLAGADDRLLPRFITIANTEPLDPEVVVKGNQRVLRARLDDAMFFWQEDQKSKLEARLEALKSVVYQAKLGTSYEKVMRFKVIAESLAEKFEPQARDLTARAALLAKCDLETGMVYEFPELQGVMGREYARLEGEDARVCTAIYEHYLPLHAGGELPADSIGAFISIADKIDTLCGCFGVGLIPTGTADPYALRRNAIGILNIILDRKFRLSIPELIEQSLELLREKLTRPFDEVRGDVVEFIRLRFFNMLTGQGYPQDVVDAVLAAGFAEPVDALQRVRALAEMKQREDFEALAVAFKRVVNIIKGGVPEAVRPELLQADCEKQLAAAVQRAAEEVRALVGQGDYAAALQAVAALRPPVDAFFDGVMVMAEDAALRTNRLALLTAVARLFEGIADFSRISD from the coding sequence ATGTCTGCCGAACTCTTTCTTGAAATAGGAACCGAGGAAATCCCCGCCGGTTTTTTGCCCCAGGCCATGGCCGATCTGCAACGGCTGATCCGCAAGGAATTCGAGGGGGCGCGTATCAGCTTCGATACGCTGCGCACCTACGCCACGCCCCGGCGCCTGGCTCTGGTCGTCAGCGGCGTGGCTGCAACCCAGGAGCGCCAGGAACTGAGTCTCATGGGGCCCTCGGTCAAGGTGGCCTTTGACGCCGAAGGCAATCCGACCAAGGCGGCTATGGGATTCGCCCGCGCCAACGGCGTTGAGGTTGACGCGTTGTCTCGTGCGCAAACGGACAAGGGCGAATACCTGTTCATCGCCAAGGTCATTGAGGGGCGCCCGACCGCCGAGCTGCTGCCGGAGATGCTGCCGCGTCTGCTGACCGCCATTCCCTTCAAGAAATCCATGCGCTGGAAGGATCTCGATATTCGCTTCGCGCGCCCGGTGCACTGGATCGTGGCTTTGTTCGAAGGCCAGGTGGTGCCCTTTGCCTTTGGAAATCTGCACAGCGGAAACATTTCCCGCGGGCATCGCTTTATGGCGCCCGGCACCTTTGCCGTGAGCGGCGAGCAGAACTGGCTGGCCGAATGCGAGCGGCATTTCGTGATGCCCGATCCCCAGCGCCGCCAGGACATTATCGCTCGCGAGATCGAGCGGGTCGCGGCCGCCGCAGGCGGGCGCATCAATCCCGATCCGGCGTTGCTCGAAGAAGTCTCCTATCTGGTTGAGTTTCCCGTGCCCCTGTGCGGCTCTTTCGAAGAAAAATACCTGCAATTGCCCCGTGAACTGCTCATCACCACCATGCGCGAGCATCAACGCTATTTCACCCTGGCCGGCGCGGACGACCGGCTGCTGCCGCGATTCATCACCATCGCCAACACCGAGCCTCTGGATCCGGAGGTAGTCGTGAAAGGCAACCAGCGGGTTCTGCGGGCACGTCTTGACGATGCCATGTTCTTCTGGCAAGAGGATCAGAAAAGCAAACTGGAAGCCCGCCTGGAGGCTCTCAAGAGCGTGGTCTACCAAGCCAAGCTGGGCACCAGCTATGAGAAGGTCATGCGCTTTAAGGTCATTGCCGAATCTCTCGCGGAAAAATTTGAGCCCCAGGCCAGAGACCTGACCGCGCGCGCCGCCCTGTTGGCCAAATGCGATCTGGAAACGGGCATGGTCTACGAGTTTCCCGAACTGCAGGGTGTCATGGGCCGCGAGTACGCGCGCCTCGAAGGCGAGGACGCGCGTGTCTGCACCGCCATCTACGAACATTACCTGCCCCTGCATGCCGGGGGTGAGCTGCCCGCTGACAGCATCGGCGCGTTTATCTCCATCGCCGACAAGATCGATACCCTGTGTGGCTGCTTCGGCGTCGGTCTGATTCCCACCGGCACCGCCGACCCCTATGCCCTGCGGCGCAATGCCATCGGCATTCTCAATATCATCCTCGACCGCAAATTCCGCCTGTCGATCCCCGAACTGATTGAGCAGAGTCTGGAATTGCTGCGCGAGAAGCTCACCCGCCCCTTTGATGAGGTGCGTGGCGACGTGGTGGAATTCATTCGCCTGCGGTTCTTCAACATGCTCACCGGGCAGGGTTATCCCCAGGATGTGGTCGACGCGGTCTTGGCGGCAGGTTTTGCCGAGCCCGTCGATGCCCTGCAGCGGGTCAGGGCACTGGCCGAAATGAAACAGCGCGAAGATTTCGAAGCTCTCGCGGTTGCTTTCAAGCGCGTGGTCAATATCATCAAGGGTGGAGTGCCCGAGGCCGTGCGCCCGGAGTTGTTGCAGGCCGATTGTGAAAAGCAGCTGGCGGCGGCGGTGCAGCGTGCCGCCGAGGAGGTTCGCGCTCTGGTTGGGCAAGGGGACTATGCCGCAGCGCTGCAAGCCGTTGCGGCCTTGCGCCCTCCGGTGGATGCTTTTTTCGACGGGGTCATGGTCATGGCGGAGGATGCGGCGCTACGCACCAATCGCCTGGCGTTGCTCACCGCGGTGGCTCGTCTATTTGAGGGGATTGCCGACTTTTCACGGATTTCTGATTAA
- the ppdK gene encoding pyruvate, phosphate dikinase yields MTAKYVYFFGEGKAEGRGDMKNLLGGKGANLADMTSIGLPVPPGFTLTTEVCTEFYKNNRQYPSELKGQVEEALAQVESLMNKKFGDAQNPLLVSVRSGARASMPGMMDTVLNLGLNDDTIQGVIAQSGDKRFAYDSYRRFIQMYANVVMGMKGELLEDILEEMKEEKGVHEDTELSAEDLKKLVALFKDKVKETLGRDFPNDPHEQLWGAIGAVFGSWMNQRAITYRKLNNIPAEWGTAVNVQSMVFGNMGDDCATGVAFTRNPSTGEHVFYGEFLVNAQGEDVVAGTRTPQPIKKSQGDGTLPSMEEVMPESYAQLMKIQQTLETHYQDMQDIEFTIEKGKLYMLQTRNGKRTAGAAVKIAVDMVQEGLIDEKIAVLRVEPTQLDQLLHPSLDPKAPRTVVAKGLPASPGAVNGEVVFSADDAEEAARIGLKVILVRIETSPEDIHGMHAAQGILTARGGMTSHAAVVARGMGKCCVAGCGDIKIDYAKQQFTTRDGKVFKKGDVITLDGATGEVMQGAVPTVTPQLTGDFARLMKWVDKFRRLRVRTNADTPQDSKVAREFGAEGIGLCRTEHMFFDAERIMAVREMILADDVDGRRKALAKILPMQKGDFKGIFREMKGLPVTIRLLDPPLHEFLPQKDEEIEEISQVMGVHAATLKAKVESLHEFNPMLGHRGCRLGITYPEIYDMQVQAIMEAACELIKEEGFEIVPEIMIPLVGHVKELEIMRANAVRVADEVIERYGVAVTYLIGTMIELPRAALTADEVATQADFFSFGTNDLTQTTFGLSRDDAGKFLPFYVEKDILPNDPFVTLDQKGVGELVRMGCEKGRSARPDIKLGICGEHGGDPQSVTFCHDIGLDYVSCSPYRVPVARLAAAHAALKSGK; encoded by the coding sequence ATGACAGCGAAGTATGTGTATTTCTTCGGCGAGGGGAAAGCCGAAGGGCGTGGGGACATGAAGAATCTGCTGGGCGGCAAGGGGGCCAACCTGGCGGACATGACATCCATCGGGCTGCCCGTGCCGCCCGGGTTTACTCTCACCACTGAAGTCTGTACCGAATTTTACAAAAACAATCGCCAGTATCCGTCCGAGCTCAAGGGGCAGGTCGAAGAGGCCCTCGCTCAGGTCGAAAGTCTCATGAACAAGAAGTTCGGCGATGCGCAAAACCCTCTGCTGGTGTCGGTGCGCTCGGGGGCGCGCGCCTCCATGCCGGGCATGATGGATACGGTGCTCAATCTCGGCCTCAACGACGACACCATTCAGGGCGTCATCGCCCAGAGCGGCGACAAGCGCTTCGCCTACGATTCCTATCGGCGCTTCATTCAGATGTACGCCAATGTGGTCATGGGCATGAAGGGCGAGTTGCTCGAGGACATCCTCGAAGAGATGAAGGAGGAGAAGGGCGTTCATGAGGATACCGAGCTCTCCGCCGAAGATCTCAAAAAGCTGGTGGCGTTGTTCAAGGACAAGGTCAAGGAAACCCTCGGTCGCGATTTCCCCAACGATCCCCATGAGCAGTTGTGGGGTGCAATCGGCGCGGTGTTCGGGTCGTGGATGAACCAGCGCGCCATCACCTACCGCAAGCTCAACAACATCCCTGCCGAGTGGGGCACTGCCGTCAACGTGCAGTCCATGGTGTTCGGCAATATGGGTGATGATTGCGCCACCGGCGTTGCCTTTACCCGCAATCCCTCCACCGGGGAGCACGTGTTCTACGGTGAATTTCTCGTCAACGCCCAGGGCGAAGACGTGGTCGCCGGAACCCGCACGCCGCAGCCCATCAAAAAAAGTCAGGGCGATGGCACTCTCCCTTCCATGGAAGAGGTCATGCCCGAGAGCTATGCTCAGTTGATGAAGATCCAGCAGACCCTGGAAACCCATTACCAGGATATGCAGGATATCGAATTCACCATTGAAAAGGGCAAGCTCTACATGCTGCAGACCCGCAACGGCAAGCGCACCGCGGGTGCCGCGGTGAAGATTGCCGTCGATATGGTGCAGGAAGGGCTCATCGACGAAAAAATCGCTGTGCTGCGCGTCGAACCGACGCAGCTTGATCAGTTGCTGCATCCCTCCCTCGATCCCAAGGCCCCCCGCACGGTGGTCGCCAAGGGGCTGCCGGCATCGCCGGGGGCGGTCAACGGTGAGGTGGTGTTCAGTGCCGACGATGCCGAGGAAGCCGCGCGGATCGGTCTCAAGGTCATCCTGGTGCGCATCGAGACCAGTCCCGAAGATATCCACGGCATGCACGCCGCTCAGGGCATCCTTACCGCCCGTGGCGGCATGACCTCGCACGCCGCGGTGGTCGCTCGCGGCATGGGAAAATGCTGCGTGGCCGGTTGCGGCGACATCAAGATCGACTACGCTAAGCAACAGTTCACGACGCGCGACGGCAAGGTCTTTAAAAAGGGCGACGTCATTACACTTGACGGCGCGACCGGCGAAGTCATGCAGGGCGCGGTGCCCACGGTGACCCCGCAACTGACCGGAGACTTTGCGCGGCTCATGAAGTGGGTCGATAAATTTCGCCGCTTGCGGGTGCGCACCAATGCCGATACGCCGCAGGATTCCAAAGTGGCGCGCGAATTCGGCGCCGAGGGCATCGGCCTGTGCCGCACCGAGCACATGTTCTTTGACGCCGAGCGCATCATGGCGGTGCGCGAGATGATTCTGGCCGATGATGTGGACGGACGGCGCAAGGCCCTGGCCAAGATTCTGCCCATGCAAAAAGGTGATTTCAAGGGCATTTTCCGCGAGATGAAGGGGTTGCCGGTCACCATCCGCCTCCTTGATCCGCCGTTGCACGAATTCCTGCCGCAGAAGGATGAGGAGATCGAGGAAATTTCCCAGGTCATGGGGGTCCATGCCGCGACGCTCAAGGCCAAGGTGGAAAGCCTGCATGAGTTCAATCCGATGCTCGGTCATCGTGGTTGCCGTCTCGGCATCACCTATCCCGAAATCTACGACATGCAGGTGCAGGCCATCATGGAAGCGGCCTGTGAGTTGATCAAAGAAGAAGGGTTCGAGATCGTGCCGGAAATCATGATTCCTCTGGTCGGGCACGTCAAGGAACTCGAAATCATGCGCGCCAACGCCGTACGCGTGGCTGACGAGGTCATCGAGCGCTACGGTGTGGCGGTCACTTACCTCATTGGCACCATGATCGAGTTGCCGCGCGCGGCGTTGACCGCGGATGAGGTGGCGACCCAGGCTGATTTCTTCTCCTTCGGCACCAACGATCTGACTCAGACCACCTTCGGCCTGTCGCGCGACGATGCCGGAAAGTTTCTGCCCTTTTATGTTGAAAAAGATATCCTGCCCAACGATCCCTTCGTCACCCTCGATCAAAAGGGAGTCGGCGAACTGGTTCGTATGGGCTGTGAAAAAGGCCGCAGCGCGCGGCCCGATATCAAGTTGGGCATCTGCGGCGAGCATGGCGGCGATCCGCAGAGCGTGACCTTCTGTCACGACATCGGACTGGATTATGTGTCCTGTTCGCCCTACCGGGTTCCCGTGGCGCGTCTAGCCGCGGCCCATGCCGCGCTTAAATCCGGAAAGTAG
- the nfi gene encoding deoxyribonuclease V (cleaves DNA at apurinic or apyrimidinic sites), protein MIISDLHPWNLAPRDAAALQRQLAAQVVVKDHLPPEVRQVAGVDVSYKKHGKMFFAAVSVLSFPDLEPLSRATAQGLSEFPYIPGLLSFRELPIVLEAFRRLPQAPDVILVDGQGIAHPRRLGLASHLGLWLGVPTIGCAKSRLCGEHPAPGKDKGDAVPLRDGEDTLGTVLTTRTGTRPLYVSPGHLIDQRRAVEITLACCRRYRQPEPTRSAHLLSNELRRAAADLPS, encoded by the coding sequence GTGATAATTTCTGATCTCCATCCATGGAATCTGGCGCCGCGAGATGCGGCGGCTTTGCAGCGGCAACTTGCCGCGCAGGTGGTGGTCAAGGATCATTTGCCGCCTGAGGTCCGCCAGGTGGCCGGGGTCGATGTCTCGTATAAAAAACACGGCAAAATGTTTTTTGCGGCCGTCTCGGTGTTGTCGTTCCCCGATCTTGAACCGCTGAGCCGCGCAACCGCGCAGGGACTGTCGGAGTTTCCCTACATTCCGGGCCTGCTGTCGTTTCGCGAACTCCCCATTGTTCTGGAGGCCTTTCGGCGGTTGCCGCAGGCCCCTGACGTGATCCTGGTGGATGGGCAGGGCATCGCTCACCCACGCCGCCTGGGGTTGGCGAGCCACCTCGGTTTGTGGTTGGGGGTGCCGACCATCGGCTGCGCCAAGAGCCGGCTGTGCGGCGAGCATCCGGCGCCGGGGAAGGATAAAGGCGATGCGGTTCCCTTGCGCGACGGCGAGGACACCCTCGGTACGGTGCTGACCACACGCACGGGCACGCGTCCGCTGTACGTCTCACCCGGCCACTTGATTGATCAACGCCGGGCGGTGGAAATCACTCTCGCCTGTTGCCGCCGTTATCGCCAGCCCGAACCCACGCGCAGTGCCCACCTCTTGAGCAATGAACTGCGGCGCGCCGCCGCGGATTTGCCTTCCTGA
- a CDS encoding fumarylacetoacetate hydrolase family protein: MITVRLQESNRNFSIGKIICLGRNYAAHIQELGNEVPEEPVVFMKPATSIIRAGEKIVIPPYSRQCQHEVELALLIGRYGKNIPANEALNHIAGYGVALDMTLRDVQNRLKKKGLPWEIAKGFDTSCPISDFAPRAWVSDPHNLAVRLWVNGELRQDGHTSQMLHRIPNILAYLSRIFTLEEGDLILTGTPAGVGEVVAGDRLRAEIEQVGSLEVSVL, translated from the coding sequence ATGATCACTGTGCGTCTTCAGGAGAGCAACCGCAATTTTTCCATCGGCAAGATCATCTGCCTGGGACGAAACTATGCCGCGCATATCCAGGAACTCGGCAACGAAGTTCCCGAAGAACCCGTGGTCTTCATGAAACCGGCGACCAGCATTATCCGCGCCGGTGAAAAAATCGTCATCCCTCCCTACTCCCGCCAATGCCAGCACGAGGTGGAACTGGCGCTGCTCATCGGCCGTTACGGAAAGAACATTCCCGCAAATGAGGCCTTGAACCACATTGCCGGCTACGGCGTGGCCCTCGACATGACCCTGCGTGATGTGCAGAACCGCCTGAAAAAGAAAGGGCTGCCCTGGGAAATCGCCAAGGGTTTCGACACCTCCTGTCCGATTTCCGATTTCGCGCCGCGGGCCTGGGTTTCGGACCCGCACAATCTGGCTGTCCGCCTGTGGGTCAATGGAGAGCTGCGCCAGGATGGCCATACCAGTCAGATGCTTCATCGCATTCCGAACATCCTCGCCTATCTGTCGCGAATTTTCACTCTGGAAGAGGGGGATCTGATTTTGACCGGCACCCCCGCGGGAGTCGGTGAGGTGGTCGCTGGAGACAGGCTGCGGGCCGAAATTGAGCAGGTCGGCAGCCTTGAGGTCAGCGTACTCTGA